A part of Chlorocebus sabaeus isolate Y175 chromosome 4, mChlSab1.0.hap1, whole genome shotgun sequence genomic DNA contains:
- the IL6ST gene encoding interleukin-6 receptor subunit beta isoform X2, with product MLRLQTWLVRALFIFLTTESIGELLDPCGYISPESPVVQLHSNFTAVCVLKEKCMDYFHVNANYIVWKTNHFTIPKEQYTVINRTASSVTFTDISSLNIQLTCNILTFGQLEQNVYGITIISGLPPEKPKNLSCIVNEGKKMRCEWNRGRETHLETNFTLKSEWATHKFADCKAKRDTPTSCTVDYSTVYFVNIEVWVEAENALGKVTSDHINFDPVYKVKPNPPHNLSVINSEELSSILKLTWTNPSIKSVIRLKYNIQYRTKDASTWSQIPPEDTASTRSSFTVQDLKPFTEYVFRICCMKEDGKGYWSDWSEEANGITYEDRPSKAPSFWYKIDPSHAQGYRTVQLMWKTLPPFEANGKILDYEVTLTRWKSHLQNYTVNDTKLTVNLTNDRYVATLTARNLVGKSDAAVLTIPACDFQATHPVMDLKAFPKDNMLWVEWTTPRESVKKYILEWCVLSDKAPCIADWQQEDGTVHRTHLRGNLAESKCYLITVTPVYADGPGSPESIKAYLKQAPPSKGPTVRTKKVGKNEAVLEWDQLPVDVQNGFIRNYTIFYRTIIGNETAVNVDSSHTEYTLSSLTSDTLYMVRMAAYTDEGGKDGPEFTFTTPKFEFCSCHLGCSAMAQSQLTSTSTSQLQVILLPQPPK from the exons ATGTTGAGGTTGCAGACTTGGCTCGTGCGagccttgtttatttttctcaccaCTGAATCAATAG GTGAACTTCTAGATCCGTGTGGTTATATCAGTCCTGAATCTCCAGTTGTACAACTTCATTCTAATTTCACTGCAGTTTGTGTGCTAAAGGAAAAATGTATGGATTATTTTCATGTAAATGCTAATTACATTGTCTGGAAAACAAACCATTTTACTATTCCTAAGGAGCAATATACTGTCATAAACAGAACAGCATCTAGTGTCACCTTTACAGATATATCTTCATTAAATATTCAGCTCACTTGCAACATCCTTACATTTGGACAGCTTGAACAGAATGTTTATGGAATCACAATAATTTCAGGct TGCCTccagaaaaacctaaaaatttgAGTTGCATTGTGaatgagggaaagaaaatgaGGTGTGAGTGGAATCGTGGAAGGGAAACACACTTGGAGACAAACTTCACTTTAAAATCTGAAtg GGCAACACACAAGTTTGCTGATTGCAAAGCAAAACGTGACACCCCCACCTCATGCACTGTTGATTATTCTACTGTGTATTTTGTCAACATTGAAGTCTGGGTAGAAGCAGAGAATGCCCTTGGGAAGGTTACATCAGATCATATCAATTTTGATCCTGTATATAAAG tgaagCCCAATCCGCCACATAATTTATCAGTGATCAACTCAGAGGAACTGTCTAGTATCTTAAAATTGACATGGACCAACCCAAGTATTAAGAGTGTTATAAGACTAAAATATAACATTCAATATAGGACCAAAGATGCCTCAACTTGGAGCCAG ATTCCCCCTGAAGATACAGCATCCACCCGATCTTCATTCACTGTCCAAGACCTTAAACCTTTTACAGAATATGTGTTTAGGATTTGCTGTATGAAGGAAGATGGTAAGGGATACTGGAGTGACTGGAGTGAAGAAGCAAATGGGATCACCTATGAAGATA GACCATCTAAAGCACCAAGTTTCTGGTATAAAATAGATCCATCCCATGCTCAAGGCTATAGAACTGTACAACTCATGTGGAAg ACATTGCCTCCTTTTGAAGCCAATGGAAAAATCTTGGATTATGAAGTGACTCTCACAAGATGGAAATCACATTTACAAAATTACACAGTTAATGACACAAAACTGACAGTAAATCTCACAAATGATCGCTATGTAGCAACCCTAACAGCAAGAAATCTTGTTGGCAAATCAGATGCAGCTGTTTTAACTATCCCTGCCTGTGACTTTCAAG CTACTCACCCTGTAATGGATCTTAAAGCATTCCCCAAAGATAACATGCTTTGGGTAGAATGGACTACTCCAAGGGAATCTGTAAAGAAATATATACTTGAGTGGTGTGTGTTATCAGATAAAGCGCCCTGTATCGCAGACTGGCAACAGGAAGATGGTACTGTGCATCGCACCCATTTAAGAG GGAACTTAGCAGAGAGCAAATGCTATTTGATAACAGTTACTCCAGTATATGCTGACGGACCAGGAAGCCCTGAATCCATAAAGGCATACCTTAAACAAGCTC CACCTTCCAAAGGACCTACTGTTCGGACAAAAAAAGTAGGGAAAAACGAAGCTGTCTTAGAGTGGGACCAACTTCCTGTAGATGTTCAAAATGGATTTATCAGaaattatactatattttatagAACCATCATTGGAAATGAAACTG CTGTGAATGTAGATTCTTCCcacacagaatatacattgtcCTCTTTGACTAGTGACACATTGTACATGGTACGAATGGCAGCATACACAGATGAAGGTGGGAAGGATGGTCCAGAATTCACTTTTACTACCCCAAAGTTTG agttttgctcttgtcacctaggctgcagtgcaatggcgcaatcccagctcacttcaacctccacctcccagcttcaagtgattctcctgcctcagcctcccaagtag